The following proteins are co-located in the Syngnathus scovelli strain Florida chromosome 21, RoL_Ssco_1.2, whole genome shotgun sequence genome:
- the LOC125990870 gene encoding PDZ domain-containing protein 7 isoform X1 produces the protein MAQWSDPSCREKVPGTWGKSHSAARNMVRKKEQRRRRGIRSSSPMGRVIIINSPVDGGDDSEDLHTITVDKSVDGKLGFSVRGGCEHGLSIFVSKVEDASTAEEAGLLVGDKLVEVNGVSLESITMSSAVKVLTGNNRLRMVVRRVGKVPGIRYSKEKTTWVDLIHRRMVVEESGRTPSEASAGSALRRIVHLYTTSDDYCLGFNIRGGKEFGLGIYVSKLDPGGLAEQNGIKMGDQILAANGVSFEDISHSNAVEVLKSHTHVMLTIKEAGRYPAYKEMVAEYRWLNKLANGGQKSSSLGSESNSSASSLSSETPVSSLSGLSQVMFPPSLPFASDMVDVCISTEDQRFESERSEAAIQTDTTRSRGATTLLRDTAIRQEDKDEGGPKRESHKTAVLLALSRPSRPISRSQSQVTIAEISQKKAKKQKGGKSSGEKSALQRSKTLVNLLFGGVRKKDASRSRSKSLSTDKGVSLGGGPSTEPFPEEMLRAVEELAQRLLTEDETEAVMKACRTYLDEKCVETLIRHLLAVLDRPEKLLLLREVRLMLPAAHRHEFNSAVEAVEVEAYDILKYRSVRTPPLRSPASGRAPKRRLITPIPDLRGGFELHSAAIVEKQSHLADKLEKLSLSGPRASRERRRRPNAPFTPLLDIPVDGYWFTEEHKHSPEGHLSPNWLVSENPHVRSQDVSDSGRRSPQEYELQTVSISKTKQSLGISISGGIESKVQPVVKVEKIFPGGAASTCDVLKAGFEVVSVDGASLQGVTHQHAVDLIRKAFSDKTKDPMVLVVRVPASLQKDIISTA, from the exons ATGGCTCAATGGTCGGACCCCTCCTGCAGGGAGAAGGTCCCCGGCACCTGGGGGAAGTCACACTCGGCCGCGCGCaacatggtacgcaagaaggagCAGAGACGGCGGCGAGGAATCCGATCTTCCTCGCCCATGGGCcgtgtcatcatcatcaactcGCCTGTGGATG GCGGCGATGACAGCGAGGACCTTCACACCATCACAGTGGACAAAAGCGTGGATGGCAAACTGGGCTTCAGCGTGCGGGGCGGCTGCGAACACGGCCTGAGCATCTTCGTCAGCAAGGTGGAAGACGCCAGCACAGCAG AGGAAGCCGGTCTGCTGGTGGGCGACAAGCTGGTGGAAGTAAACGGCGTCAGTTTGGAGAGCATCACCATGAGCAGCGCCGTCAAGGTCCTGACGGGTAACAACAGGCTGAGGATGGTGGTGAGACGTGTGGGCAAGGTGCCCGGGATACGCTACTCCAAAGAGAAGACCACCTG GGTGGACTTGATACACAGGCGCATGGTGGTGGAGGAAAGCGGGCGGACGCCATCAGAGGCCAGCGCAGGTAGCGCCCTTCGGAGGATCGTCCACTTGTACACCACCTCCGATGATTACTGCCTGGGCTTCAACATCCGTGGCGGGAAGGAGTTTGGTTTGGGCATTTATGTCTCCAA GCTGGACCCCGGCGGTCTAGCCGAGCAGAACGGGATCAAGATGGGTGACCAAATCCTGGCTGCCAATGGTGTGAGCTTTGAGGATATTAGCCACAGCAACGCCGTGGAGGTCCTGAAGAGCCACACGCACGTCATGCTGACCATCAAG gAGGCCGGCCGCTATCCCGCTTACAAGGAAATGGTGGCGGAGTACAGATGGCTCAACAAAT TGGCCAATGGAGGTCAGAAATCTTCCTCGCTGGGATCCGAGTCGAATTCGTCGGCGTCCTCACTGTCTTCGGAAACGCCGGTCAGTTCCCTGAGTGGCCTGTCTCAAGTCATGTTCCCGCCGAGTTTGCCGTTTGCTTCCGACATGGTGGACGTGTGCATCTCCACGGAGGACCAGAG GTTTGAGTCAGAGCGCAGCGAGGCCGCCATCCAGACAGACACCACCCGCAGCCGGGGGGCCACCACGCTACTGCGCGACACTGCCATCCGCCAGGAGGACAAGGATGAAGGCGGTCCTAAGAGGGAGTCCCACAAGACAGCGGTACTGCTGGCCCTCAGTAGACCCAGCCGACCCATCAGTCGCTCGCAGAGCCAGGTCACCATAGCAG AAATCAGCCAAAAAAAGGCCAAAAAGCAGAAAGGAGGTAAATCCTCGGGAGAAAAGAGCGCACTGCAACGATCCAAGACGTTGGTCAACTTGCTGTTTGGGGGTGTTCGCAAAAAAGACGCTTCCAGGTCACGCTCCAAGTCACTGTCCACTGACAAAG GTGTGAGTCTTGGAGGAGGCCCGAGCACTGAACCGTTCCCAGAGGAGATGCTTCGAGCGGTGGAAGAGTTAGCACAGCGTTTGTTGACAGAGGACGAGACGGAAGCGGTCATGAAAGCTTGTCGGACG TATTTGGATGAAAAGTGTGTGGAGACGTTGATACGCCACCTGCTGGCCGTGCTGGACAGGCCTGAAAAACTGCTGTTGCTCAGGGAGGTCAG GTTGATGCTTCCTGCTGCTCACCGCCATGAATTTAACAGCGCCGTGGAAGCGGTGGAGGTGGAGGCATACGACATCCTCAAGTACCGCTCAG tccgAACGCCGCCTCTTCGCTCGCCCGCATCCGGCCGAGCACCCAAACGCCGTCTCATCACACCCATCCCAG ATTTGCGAGGAGGCTTCGAGCTGCACAGCGCTGCCATAGTGGAGAAGCAGAGCCACCTAGCGGACAAGCTGGAGAAACTCAGTCTGTCGGGGCCACGGGCATCCAGAGAAAGGCGGCGGCGCCCCAACGCCCCCTTCACGCCATTGCTAGACATTCCAGTAGATGGGTACTGGTTCACAGAGGAGCACAAACACTCGCCTGAAGGTCACCTGAGCCCTAACTGGCTAGTCTCTGAAAACCCTCATGTCCGAAGCCAAGACGTCTCAGATTCAGGCCGACGTTCTCCACAAGAGTATGAACTGCAAACCGTCAGCATCTCCAAGACTAAGCAGTCGCTGG GCATCAGCATATCCGGCGGCATAGAGTCCAAGGTCCAACCTGTGGTGAAGGTGGAGAAGATCTTCCCAGGAGGAGCCGCCTCCACCTGCGATGTGCTCAAG GCCGGATTCGAGGTGGTGAGCGTGGACGGCGCCTCGCTGCAAGGCGTCACACACCAGCACGCCGTCGACCTCATCCGAAAAGCCTTCAGTGATAAAACCAAAGACCCCATGGTGCTGGTGGTCAGAGTACCTGCAAGtctccaaaaagacatcattagCACAGCCTAG
- the twnk gene encoding twinkle mtDNA helicase, whose protein sequence is MWMRLLLRGLSQGGTPKLMSPRHFSSPCLLTHSRATRTLWTPGSFLSRAYKKDAKSTMDFPASPVTVADIKQYLRSKDVPFHDGFSCLHAPSIFVDVASRAERFSLFVDKTTGQFLCMDTQVEGSWEDLQDCLEVMQAEERDILSPQVLLSYRESAEEQEQSERDAREVRSIWSASVPFSDLAEDDATLIKTMFQITKISNATLKKFGVRLFKPTKSLVFPWLGGSDSSLKGLKLLSAQTTEDGGVCYNEAMVPKCSSYNNLFGLPLLSRMDANVVLTGRELDTLAVSQATGLASVALPRGVGSLPPALLPYLEQFKRVTLWLGGDMRSWEASKIFSRKLGLRRCWLVRPGEFQPCPVEALAQGKNLNRVVATAIPAAHKSIVSFKQLREDVYGEMMNTEQVAGVKWARFPELNRILKGHRKGELTVFTGPTGSGKTTFISELALDLCMQGVNTLWGSFEINNVRLAKIMLTQFAMQRLEDNLEQYDFWADKFEELPLYFMTFHGQQNIKSVLDTMQHAVYLYDINHVVIDNLQFMMGQENLSVDKFAVQDHIIGAFRKFATNSSCHITLIIHPRKEEDDRELQTASIFGSAKASQEADNVLILQEKKLVTCPGRRSLQVTKNRFDGDVGVFPLDFIKPSLTFATPLKGKHKLRKVATKPEENEGDEAPPKKESVKREKADKQQSKTPKSTRAAKQPPT, encoded by the exons ATGTGGATGAGATTGCTACTGAGGGGTCTCTCTCAGGGAGGGACCCCAAAGTTGATGTCTCCAAGACATTTTTCATCCCCCTGTCTCCTCACTCATAGCAGAGCTACTCGGACTTTGTGGACTCCGGGCTCCTTCTTGTCCAGGGCTTACAAAAAAGATGCTAAATCCACAATGGACTTCCCAGCCAGTCCTGTCACGGTCGCGGATATCAAACAGTACCTACGTTCCAAGGACGTCCCCTTCCACGACGGCTTCAGCTGCCTGCACGCTCCCAGTATCTTTGTTGACGTCGCTTCCAGGGCCGAGCGCTTCTCCCTGTTCGTGGATAAGACTACCGGACAGTTCTTGTGCATGGACACGCAGGTGGAAGGGAGCTGGGAGGACCTCCAGGACTGCCTGGAGGTGATGCAGGCGGAGGAGCGGGATATCCTCAGTCCGCAGGTGCTGCTTAGCTACCGAGAGAGCGCCGAGGAGCAGGAACAGAGCGAGAGGGACGCTAGGGAGGTGAGAAGCATCTGGTCCGCTTCTGTGCCCTTCTCGGATCTGGCAGAGGATGACGCAACGCTCATCAAGACTATGTTCCAA atCACAAAGATCTCTAATGCAACACTGAAGAAGTTTGGCGTGAGGCTGTTCAAGCCCACTAAAAGTCTGGTTTTCCCTTGGCTGGGAGGTTCCGATTCCTCGTTGAAGGGGCTGAAGCTCCTCTCGGCGCAAACGACAGAAGATGGCGGCGTCTGCTACAATGAGGCCATGGTCCCCAAGTGCAGCTCCTACAACAACCTGTTTGGCCTCCCTCTGCTGAGCCGCATGGACGCCAATGTGGTCCTGACGGGCCGCGAGCTGGACACGCTGGCCGTGAGCCAGGCTACGGGTTTAGCTAGTGTGGCCCTCCCGCGAGGCGTGGGCAGCCTGCCGCCCGCCTTGTTGCCCTACCTGGAGCAGTTCAAGCGCGTCACGCTGTGGCTGGGCGGCGACATGCGCTCCTGGGAGGCGTCTAAGATCTTCTCACGCAAGCTTGGCTTGCGCCGCTGCTGGCTGGTGCGGCCCGGGGAGTTCCAGCCCTGTCCTGTAGAGGCTTTAGCACAAGGAAAGAACTTGAACCGTGTTGTGGCGACCGCCATCCCCGCCGCGCACAAGTCCATTGTGTCCTTCAAACAGCTCCGCGAGGATGTGTATGGGGAGATGATGAACACCGAGCAAGTGGCCGGCGTCAAATGGGCGCGCTTTCCTGAGCTCAACCGAATCCTGAAAGGACACCGCAAGGGAGAGCTCACGGTTTTTACCG GTCCCACGGGAAGCGGGAAGACCACCTTCATCAGCGAGCTGGCCCTGGACCTGTGCATGCAGGGTGTCAACACCTTGTGGGGCAGCTTTGAGATCAACAACGTGCGTCTGGCCAAGATCATGCTGACACAGTTTGCCATGCAGCGGCTAGAGGACAACCTGGAGCAGTACGACTTCTGGGCGGACAAGTTCGAGGAGCTGCCACTTTACTTTATGACCTTCCACGGTCAGCagaacatcaagtccgttctggaCACCATGCAGCACGCCGTCTACCTCTACGACATCAATCACGTGGTCATCGACAACCTGCAGTTCATGATGGGCCAGGAGAACCTCTCGGTCGACAA GTTCGCCGTCCAGGACCACATCATCGGTGCTTTCCGGAAATTTGCCACCAATTCCAGCTGCCACATCACACTCATCATTCATCCCAGGAAGGAGGAGGACGACCGGGaattgcagacagcctccatatTTGGCTCGGCAAAG GCCAGCCAAGAGGCGGACAACGTGCTGATCCTGCAGGAAAAGAAGCTGGTAACGTGCCCGGGGCGCCGCTCACTGCAGGTGACCAAGAACCGCTTTGACGGTGACGTGGGCGTCTTCCCGCTGGACTTCATCAAGCCCTCGCTCACTTTCGCCACGCCCCTCAAGGGCAAACACAAGCTGAGGAAGGTTGCCACCAAGCCCGAGGAGAACGAGGGCGACGAGGCACCCCCAAAGAAGGAGTCGGTCAAACGAGAGAAGGCGGATAAACAGCAAAGCAAAACGCCAAAGTCAACACGGGCTGCTAAGCAACCACCAACGTGA
- the mrpl43 gene encoding large ribosomal subunit protein mL43, translating to MTSRGTPSRFLKSVLQNGVGRYVCQLKRISIIFSKKGASSLGVRDYIENGVVDYAKQNPGTVVYVSPEVCSKPKIVAEYLNGNVREEIVASKTSSQVSDILTRLTSQSGLDVIRIRKPFHTDNPSIQGIWHPFTNRPLTSQYNDKM from the exons ATGACATCCAGGGGGACCCCGAGTCGCTTCCTGAAAAGCGTCCTCCAAAACGGTGTGGGTCGTTACGTGTGCCAGCTCAAGCGAATCTCCATAATCTTCTCTAAAAAGGGCGCTAGCTCGTTAGGGGTCAG ggaTTACATTGAAAATGGAGTGGTGGATTATGCCAAACAGAATCCTGGTACCGTAGTGTATGTGTCCCCCGAGGTGTGCAGCAAACCCAAAATTGTGGCCGAATATT TGAACGGCAACGTGAGGGAAGAGATCGTGGCAAGCAAAACGTCCTCACAAGTGTCGGATATTCTCACTAGGTTGACTTCTCAATCGGGCCTAGATGTGATCCGCATTCGCAAGCCCTTCCACACAGACAACCCCAGCATCCAAGGCATATGGCATCCCTTTACCAACCGTCCCCTCACGTCTCAGTATAATgacaaaatgtga
- the LOC125990872 gene encoding leucine zipper putative tumor suppressor 2 homolog isoform X1 translates to MALVQAPPIPAEPHDTGHNARSRRRHRSGPSPPVNVPAAAALELTPHTYQERRVRRGKSLPGSESPQERFVTNRSPPTSGRGRKRWDYVDDWNGQHMGPASPTRYQDEMNESLNGNVGGPPPRLVPVSGKLEKNMEKSVLRPTAFKPVVPKSRGAMQYLSPRHSANAPEIQNAHRELSPSGSERRSSYSAGRSGGGSSGHSCSLSDSGRNSLSSLAAGDTVAGVHSEAPKSAPSAGVYGHSNSDSGRSSSSKSTGSGSVCGRSQPLSDCGSGGRSPGMADSYEGVVRDLEDKLREREAELQLLRDNLDDNEAAICQAYEEKHKRFELELEELRQGCATRMQATSHKAQRAQQVLQMQVHQLQQEKKKLQEDFAQLLKEREQLEERCTSYEHDKIQMGPRLEETKWEVCQKSGEISLLKQQLKEAQVELAGRVSEAGSLRGQLRDARAELSNAQALLQEAGVTARARAAELDVCENELQRRKSEAELLREKSARLEDELARLREPDGERDALRELVERIRGELALERQRAERQAGGFEEERRTWQEEKDKVLRYQQQLQENYVTMYRRNRQLELLLRDLSQELESRDRDDDDGSGNEIVFDEVAATEI, encoded by the exons ATGGCGCTTGTTCAGGCTCCGCCCATCCCCGCTGAACCTCACGACACAGGCCACAACGCACGTTCCCGCAGACGACACCGCTCAGGCCCTTCGCCTCCTGTCAACGTGCCAGCTGCAGCCGCTCTGGAGCTCACGCCCCACACCTACCAGGAGCGTCGGGTTCGGCGGGGAAAGTCATTACCGGGTTCAGAGTCTCCTCAGGAGCGCTTTGTCACCAACCGCAGTCCTCCAACGTCCGGCAGGGGGCGGAAGAGGTGGGATTATGTTGATGACTGGAACGGCCAACACATGGGACCCGCCAGCCCGACGAGATACCAAGATGAGATGAACGAAAGCTTGAATGGGAATGTCGGGGGACCGCCACCCAGACTCGTACCGGTCTCAGGAAAACTGGAAAAG AACATGGAGAAATCAGTGCTGCGGCCCACTGCCTTCAAACCTGTGGTCCCTAAGAGCCGTGGCGCCATGCAGTACCTGTCCCCGCGACACAGCGCCAACGCGCCAGAGATCCAAAATGCCCACCGGGAGCTGTCGCCCTCCGGCTCGGAGAGACGCAGCTCGTACAGCGCCGGGCGGAGCGGCGGCGGGAGCAGCGGCCACTCTTGCTCACTGTCCGACTCGGGACGCAACTCGCTCTCCAGTCTGGCGGCGGGAGATACAGTGGCGGGGGTCCACTCAGAAGCGCCCAAAAGCGCCCCCTCTGCGGGCGTCTACGGACACTCCAACTCGGACAGCGGCCGCTCGTCCTCCAGCAAGAGCACCGGCTCCGGCTCGGTCTGTGGGCGAAGTCAGCCACTGTCGGACTGCGGGTCCGGCGGGCGCTCGCCGGGAATGGCGGACAGCTACGAGGGCGTGGTCAGGGACTTGGAGGACAAGCTGAGGGAGCGTGAGGCGGAGCTCCAGCTACTCCGAGACAATCTGGATGACAATGAGGCTGCCATCTGTCAG GCCTACGAGGAGaagcacaagcgttttgagctGGAGCTAGAGGAGCTGCGGCAGGGCTGCGCCACCAGGATGCAGGCGACCTCCCACAAAGCCCAGCGAGCCCAGCAGGTGCTTCAGATGCAG GTTCATCAGCTccagcaggagaagaagaagctTCAGGAAGACTTTGCGCAGCTCCTCAAGGAACGTGAGCAGTTGGAGGAGCGCTGCACCTCTTACGAACATGACAAGATTCAGATGGGTCCGAGATTGGAGGAGACCAAATGGGAG GTGTGCCAGAAGTCCGGCGAGATTTCCCTGCTGAAGCAGCAGCTGAAGGAGGCGCAGGTCGAGCTGGCCGGGCGCGTGAGCGAGGCCGGGTCACTGCGTGGGCAATTACGGGACGCCCGCGCCGAGCTGAGCAACGCCCAGGCCCTCCTGCAGGAGGCCGGCGTCACCGCCCGCGCCCGCGCCGCCGAGCTGGACGTGTGCGAGAACGAGCTGCAGCGGCGCAAAAGCGAGGCCGAGTTGCTGCGGGAGAAGTCGGCGCGTCTGGAGGACGAGCTGGCACGCCTGCGGGAGCCGGATGGAGAGCGGGACGCACTCCGGGAGCTGGTCGAGCGTATACGTGGAGAGTTGGCTTTGGAAAGGCAGCGGGCCGAGAGGCAGGCGGGCGGTTTCGAGGAGGAGCGGCGGACGTGGCAGGAAGAGAAGGACAAAGTGCTGCGCtaccagcagcagctgcaggagAACTATGTGACCATGTACCGACGCAACCGCCAGCTGGAGCTCCTCCTGAGGGACCTCAGCCAGGAGCTGGAGAGCCGAGACCGTGACGACGATGATGGCAGCGGCAATGAAATCGTCTTTGATGAGGTTGCCGCCActgaaatttaa
- the LOC125990870 gene encoding PDZ domain-containing protein 7 isoform X2 has product MSSAVKVLTGNNRLRMVVRRVGKVPGIRYSKEKTTWVDLIHRRMVVEESGRTPSEASAGSALRRIVHLYTTSDDYCLGFNIRGGKEFGLGIYVSKLDPGGLAEQNGIKMGDQILAANGVSFEDISHSNAVEVLKSHTHVMLTIKEAGRYPAYKEMVAEYRWLNKLANGGQKSSSLGSESNSSASSLSSETPVSSLSGLSQVMFPPSLPFASDMVDVCISTEDQRFESERSEAAIQTDTTRSRGATTLLRDTAIRQEDKDEGGPKRESHKTAVLLALSRPSRPISRSQSQVTIAEISQKKAKKQKGGKSSGEKSALQRSKTLVNLLFGGVRKKDASRSRSKSLSTDKGVSLGGGPSTEPFPEEMLRAVEELAQRLLTEDETEAVMKACRTYLDEKCVETLIRHLLAVLDRPEKLLLLREVRLMLPAAHRHEFNSAVEAVEVEAYDILKYRSVRTPPLRSPASGRAPKRRLITPIPDLRGGFELHSAAIVEKQSHLADKLEKLSLSGPRASRERRRRPNAPFTPLLDIPVDGYWFTEEHKHSPEGHLSPNWLVSENPHVRSQDVSDSGRRSPQEYELQTVSISKTKQSLGISISGGIESKVQPVVKVEKIFPGGAASTCDVLKAGFEVVSVDGASLQGVTHQHAVDLIRKAFSDKTKDPMVLVVRVPASLQKDIISTA; this is encoded by the exons ATGAGCAGCGCCGTCAAGGTCCTGACGGGTAACAACAGGCTGAGGATGGTGGTGAGACGTGTGGGCAAGGTGCCCGGGATACGCTACTCCAAAGAGAAGACCACCTG GGTGGACTTGATACACAGGCGCATGGTGGTGGAGGAAAGCGGGCGGACGCCATCAGAGGCCAGCGCAGGTAGCGCCCTTCGGAGGATCGTCCACTTGTACACCACCTCCGATGATTACTGCCTGGGCTTCAACATCCGTGGCGGGAAGGAGTTTGGTTTGGGCATTTATGTCTCCAA GCTGGACCCCGGCGGTCTAGCCGAGCAGAACGGGATCAAGATGGGTGACCAAATCCTGGCTGCCAATGGTGTGAGCTTTGAGGATATTAGCCACAGCAACGCCGTGGAGGTCCTGAAGAGCCACACGCACGTCATGCTGACCATCAAG gAGGCCGGCCGCTATCCCGCTTACAAGGAAATGGTGGCGGAGTACAGATGGCTCAACAAAT TGGCCAATGGAGGTCAGAAATCTTCCTCGCTGGGATCCGAGTCGAATTCGTCGGCGTCCTCACTGTCTTCGGAAACGCCGGTCAGTTCCCTGAGTGGCCTGTCTCAAGTCATGTTCCCGCCGAGTTTGCCGTTTGCTTCCGACATGGTGGACGTGTGCATCTCCACGGAGGACCAGAG GTTTGAGTCAGAGCGCAGCGAGGCCGCCATCCAGACAGACACCACCCGCAGCCGGGGGGCCACCACGCTACTGCGCGACACTGCCATCCGCCAGGAGGACAAGGATGAAGGCGGTCCTAAGAGGGAGTCCCACAAGACAGCGGTACTGCTGGCCCTCAGTAGACCCAGCCGACCCATCAGTCGCTCGCAGAGCCAGGTCACCATAGCAG AAATCAGCCAAAAAAAGGCCAAAAAGCAGAAAGGAGGTAAATCCTCGGGAGAAAAGAGCGCACTGCAACGATCCAAGACGTTGGTCAACTTGCTGTTTGGGGGTGTTCGCAAAAAAGACGCTTCCAGGTCACGCTCCAAGTCACTGTCCACTGACAAAG GTGTGAGTCTTGGAGGAGGCCCGAGCACTGAACCGTTCCCAGAGGAGATGCTTCGAGCGGTGGAAGAGTTAGCACAGCGTTTGTTGACAGAGGACGAGACGGAAGCGGTCATGAAAGCTTGTCGGACG TATTTGGATGAAAAGTGTGTGGAGACGTTGATACGCCACCTGCTGGCCGTGCTGGACAGGCCTGAAAAACTGCTGTTGCTCAGGGAGGTCAG GTTGATGCTTCCTGCTGCTCACCGCCATGAATTTAACAGCGCCGTGGAAGCGGTGGAGGTGGAGGCATACGACATCCTCAAGTACCGCTCAG tccgAACGCCGCCTCTTCGCTCGCCCGCATCCGGCCGAGCACCCAAACGCCGTCTCATCACACCCATCCCAG ATTTGCGAGGAGGCTTCGAGCTGCACAGCGCTGCCATAGTGGAGAAGCAGAGCCACCTAGCGGACAAGCTGGAGAAACTCAGTCTGTCGGGGCCACGGGCATCCAGAGAAAGGCGGCGGCGCCCCAACGCCCCCTTCACGCCATTGCTAGACATTCCAGTAGATGGGTACTGGTTCACAGAGGAGCACAAACACTCGCCTGAAGGTCACCTGAGCCCTAACTGGCTAGTCTCTGAAAACCCTCATGTCCGAAGCCAAGACGTCTCAGATTCAGGCCGACGTTCTCCACAAGAGTATGAACTGCAAACCGTCAGCATCTCCAAGACTAAGCAGTCGCTGG GCATCAGCATATCCGGCGGCATAGAGTCCAAGGTCCAACCTGTGGTGAAGGTGGAGAAGATCTTCCCAGGAGGAGCCGCCTCCACCTGCGATGTGCTCAAG GCCGGATTCGAGGTGGTGAGCGTGGACGGCGCCTCGCTGCAAGGCGTCACACACCAGCACGCCGTCGACCTCATCCGAAAAGCCTTCAGTGATAAAACCAAAGACCCCATGGTGCTGGTGGTCAGAGTACCTGCAAGtctccaaaaagacatcattagCACAGCCTAG
- the LOC125990872 gene encoding leucine zipper putative tumor suppressor 2 homolog isoform X2, producing MALVQAPPIPAEPHDTGHNARSRRRHRSGPSPPVNVPAAAALELTPHTYQERRVRRGKSLPGSESPQERFVTNRSPPTSGRGRKRWDYVDDWNGQHMGPASPTRYQDEMNESLNGNVGGPPPRLVPVSGKLEKNMEKSVLRPTAFKPVVPKSRGAMQYLSPRHSANAPEIQNAHRELSPSGSERRSSYSAGRSGGGSSGHSCSLSDSGRNSLSSLAAGDTVAGVHSEAPKSAPSAGVYGHSNSDSGRSSSSKSTGSGSVCGRSQPLSDCGSGGRSPGMADSYEGVVRDLEDKLREREAELQLLRDNLDDNEAAICQAYEEKHKRFELELEELRQGCATRMQATSHKAQRAQQVHQLQQEKKKLQEDFAQLLKEREQLEERCTSYEHDKIQMGPRLEETKWEVCQKSGEISLLKQQLKEAQVELAGRVSEAGSLRGQLRDARAELSNAQALLQEAGVTARARAAELDVCENELQRRKSEAELLREKSARLEDELARLREPDGERDALRELVERIRGELALERQRAERQAGGFEEERRTWQEEKDKVLRYQQQLQENYVTMYRRNRQLELLLRDLSQELESRDRDDDDGSGNEIVFDEVAATEI from the exons ATGGCGCTTGTTCAGGCTCCGCCCATCCCCGCTGAACCTCACGACACAGGCCACAACGCACGTTCCCGCAGACGACACCGCTCAGGCCCTTCGCCTCCTGTCAACGTGCCAGCTGCAGCCGCTCTGGAGCTCACGCCCCACACCTACCAGGAGCGTCGGGTTCGGCGGGGAAAGTCATTACCGGGTTCAGAGTCTCCTCAGGAGCGCTTTGTCACCAACCGCAGTCCTCCAACGTCCGGCAGGGGGCGGAAGAGGTGGGATTATGTTGATGACTGGAACGGCCAACACATGGGACCCGCCAGCCCGACGAGATACCAAGATGAGATGAACGAAAGCTTGAATGGGAATGTCGGGGGACCGCCACCCAGACTCGTACCGGTCTCAGGAAAACTGGAAAAG AACATGGAGAAATCAGTGCTGCGGCCCACTGCCTTCAAACCTGTGGTCCCTAAGAGCCGTGGCGCCATGCAGTACCTGTCCCCGCGACACAGCGCCAACGCGCCAGAGATCCAAAATGCCCACCGGGAGCTGTCGCCCTCCGGCTCGGAGAGACGCAGCTCGTACAGCGCCGGGCGGAGCGGCGGCGGGAGCAGCGGCCACTCTTGCTCACTGTCCGACTCGGGACGCAACTCGCTCTCCAGTCTGGCGGCGGGAGATACAGTGGCGGGGGTCCACTCAGAAGCGCCCAAAAGCGCCCCCTCTGCGGGCGTCTACGGACACTCCAACTCGGACAGCGGCCGCTCGTCCTCCAGCAAGAGCACCGGCTCCGGCTCGGTCTGTGGGCGAAGTCAGCCACTGTCGGACTGCGGGTCCGGCGGGCGCTCGCCGGGAATGGCGGACAGCTACGAGGGCGTGGTCAGGGACTTGGAGGACAAGCTGAGGGAGCGTGAGGCGGAGCTCCAGCTACTCCGAGACAATCTGGATGACAATGAGGCTGCCATCTGTCAG GCCTACGAGGAGaagcacaagcgttttgagctGGAGCTAGAGGAGCTGCGGCAGGGCTGCGCCACCAGGATGCAGGCGACCTCCCACAAAGCCCAGCGAGCCCAGCAG GTTCATCAGCTccagcaggagaagaagaagctTCAGGAAGACTTTGCGCAGCTCCTCAAGGAACGTGAGCAGTTGGAGGAGCGCTGCACCTCTTACGAACATGACAAGATTCAGATGGGTCCGAGATTGGAGGAGACCAAATGGGAG GTGTGCCAGAAGTCCGGCGAGATTTCCCTGCTGAAGCAGCAGCTGAAGGAGGCGCAGGTCGAGCTGGCCGGGCGCGTGAGCGAGGCCGGGTCACTGCGTGGGCAATTACGGGACGCCCGCGCCGAGCTGAGCAACGCCCAGGCCCTCCTGCAGGAGGCCGGCGTCACCGCCCGCGCCCGCGCCGCCGAGCTGGACGTGTGCGAGAACGAGCTGCAGCGGCGCAAAAGCGAGGCCGAGTTGCTGCGGGAGAAGTCGGCGCGTCTGGAGGACGAGCTGGCACGCCTGCGGGAGCCGGATGGAGAGCGGGACGCACTCCGGGAGCTGGTCGAGCGTATACGTGGAGAGTTGGCTTTGGAAAGGCAGCGGGCCGAGAGGCAGGCGGGCGGTTTCGAGGAGGAGCGGCGGACGTGGCAGGAAGAGAAGGACAAAGTGCTGCGCtaccagcagcagctgcaggagAACTATGTGACCATGTACCGACGCAACCGCCAGCTGGAGCTCCTCCTGAGGGACCTCAGCCAGGAGCTGGAGAGCCGAGACCGTGACGACGATGATGGCAGCGGCAATGAAATCGTCTTTGATGAGGTTGCCGCCActgaaatttaa